A genomic segment from Pediococcus acidilactici encodes:
- a CDS encoding competence/damage-inducible protein A produces MKAEIISVGTEILLGEITDTNSVYLSQQLAQLGIDVYHQETVGDNSSTMKETLSIASKRSDLVITIGGLGPTEDDITKQTLAEFLGDDLVVDSDALAKVHEHFTKQGRPITPNNERQALLLKGSRPVQNPNGLAIGLFASTANTDYLVLPGPPSEFKPMVNQEVLPLLKERYTLNKTIQSKTLHFVGVGEADLATRVADVINQQTNPTIALYFKPTDVTIRLTAKADSKDEAEQMLEKTKAEILARAGDYYYAEGDQVAFPDFVVQALINRKLTLTAAESLTGGAFQSQLVETAGTSAVFSGGFVTYSDEVKTKLLGVRPETIAQDSVVSRSVAEEMARGAQKQMGTDLAISFTGVAGPEGLEGHAPGDVWIGLALPDGSTVAKGFHFSGNRKKIRHLAVMNGFRLIWEQVVK; encoded by the coding sequence ATGAAGGCGGAAATAATTTCAGTTGGTACCGAGATTTTGTTAGGAGAAATTACCGATACTAACTCCGTTTACTTGAGTCAGCAATTGGCTCAATTAGGCATTGATGTTTATCATCAAGAAACGGTGGGGGACAACTCCAGCACCATGAAAGAAACGTTGTCAATCGCAAGCAAGCGTAGTGACTTAGTAATTACCATTGGCGGTCTAGGACCGACCGAAGACGATATTACAAAACAGACCCTAGCTGAATTTCTAGGTGATGATCTGGTAGTTGATTCCGATGCGTTGGCAAAAGTTCACGAGCATTTTACTAAACAGGGACGGCCAATCACCCCTAATAACGAACGGCAAGCGTTGTTATTAAAGGGTAGTCGGCCAGTTCAGAACCCTAACGGACTGGCTATCGGTTTGTTTGCTTCTACCGCAAATACCGATTATTTAGTTTTGCCAGGACCGCCTAGCGAATTTAAGCCGATGGTTAACCAAGAAGTTCTTCCATTGCTAAAGGAACGGTACACTTTAAACAAAACTATCCAATCAAAAACTTTGCATTTTGTGGGAGTTGGGGAAGCTGATTTAGCGACCCGGGTGGCTGACGTGATCAACCAACAGACCAACCCAACGATCGCACTATACTTCAAACCAACCGACGTTACCATTCGGTTAACTGCAAAGGCGGATTCTAAGGACGAAGCGGAACAAATGCTGGAAAAAACTAAGGCGGAAATACTTGCACGGGCTGGAGATTACTACTATGCAGAAGGTGATCAGGTCGCCTTTCCTGACTTTGTCGTGCAAGCCCTAATTAACCGAAAGCTGACCTTGACCGCTGCGGAAAGCTTAACCGGAGGGGCCTTCCAAAGCCAACTAGTAGAAACGGCGGGCACTTCGGCGGTATTTTCAGGTGGCTTTGTGACCTACTCTGACGAAGTAAAAACGAAGCTGTTAGGCGTTCGGCCAGAAACGATTGCGCAAGATTCGGTAGTTAGCCGCTCGGTTGCCGAAGAAATGGCTAGGGGTGCGCAGAAACAGATGGGGACTGATTTAGCAATTAGTTTCACGGGGGTGGCTGGCCCTGAAGGATTGGAAGGCCACGCCCCCGGCGACGTTTGGATCGGACTGGCGTTACCAGATGGAAGCACCGTGGCTAAGGGATTTCATTTTAGCGGGAACCGCAAAAAAATTCGCCATTTAGCAGTCATGAACGGTTTTCGGTTAATCTGGGAACAAGTTGTTAAATAA
- the pgsA gene encoding CDP-diacylglycerol--glycerol-3-phosphate 3-phosphatidyltransferase: MNLPNKLTVFRIILIPIFIILTVMPEVGGTVWWLGTPIAITKIWGAVVFAVASITDFLDGQIARREHLVTNFGKFADPIADKMLVMSAFIILVSMKMAPAWVVAIIVCRELAVSGLRLIIVENEGEVLAAAMPGKIKTFSQMFAIIFLLLNNLFANYLHFGPGTLLLYVCLFFTIYSGIDYFYQNRGIFADSF; encoded by the coding sequence ATGAACTTACCAAATAAATTAACCGTTTTTCGGATTATTTTAATCCCAATTTTTATTATTTTAACCGTGATGCCAGAAGTCGGGGGCACCGTATGGTGGTTAGGGACCCCGATTGCCATTACGAAAATTTGGGGCGCCGTCGTTTTTGCAGTAGCGTCCATTACCGATTTTCTCGACGGACAAATTGCGCGACGGGAACATTTGGTAACGAACTTTGGTAAATTTGCCGATCCGATTGCTGATAAAATGTTGGTAATGTCGGCATTTATCATTTTGGTATCCATGAAAATGGCTCCTGCGTGGGTAGTAGCGATCATTGTCTGCCGGGAGTTAGCAGTTAGTGGGTTGCGTTTAATCATTGTAGAAAATGAAGGAGAAGTTTTGGCAGCGGCAATGCCGGGTAAGATCAAAACATTTTCCCAGATGTTTGCAATCATTTTCTTATTGTTAAACAATCTCTTTGCTAATTACTTACATTTTGGGCCAGGGACACTTTTACTATACGTATGTTTATTCTTTACCATCTACTCTGGAATCGACTATTTTTACCAAAACCGCGGTATCTTTGCGGATTCTTTTTAA
- a CDS encoding insulinase family protein encodes MQMDEKAYSAFDERLFSAKLSNGLQLNILPKADFQKTYAVFTTNFGSMDRSFRVADQTLTIPAGTAHFLEHKLFEKADYDAFQIFTRHGADSNAFTSYTKTSYLFSATSRLKENLTTLLDFVQDPYFSTASVAKEQGIIGQEIQMYNDDVDWQLYMGIMRNLFSGQSLSEDIAGTIDSIAQITPELLYQVHQVFYHPQNMHLFITGNLDPQAVAEWVEENQRQKEFPTFVRPVDLGKNGGANVPVIEQSSAVRLANRPKIMVGIKNNRYLPEAGLARLRYLVALDLGLYLLLSSSSKNYLKLYDEGLLDDTFGYDLNNERDELFLTMGGDSDHPQRLAAAVKEILRQGLTETTELATDFALAKKEMYGRCIARMNSLEAIANSFEGALYGNATIFDEAQMFKEITLTEVVEALRQFVNEQVISSFEIKPK; translated from the coding sequence ATGCAAATGGATGAAAAAGCATATTCAGCTTTTGACGAACGTTTATTTTCGGCTAAGTTGTCAAACGGCTTACAACTTAATATTTTACCTAAGGCAGATTTTCAAAAAACGTACGCGGTGTTTACCACTAACTTTGGCTCAATGGACCGCTCTTTTCGGGTTGCCGACCAGACTTTAACGATTCCGGCCGGTACCGCCCACTTTTTGGAGCATAAGCTTTTTGAAAAAGCCGACTACGATGCGTTTCAAATTTTCACTCGTCACGGAGCAGATTCGAACGCCTTTACTAGTTATACCAAGACTAGTTACTTATTTTCAGCCACTAGCCGGTTAAAAGAAAACTTAACGACCTTGTTAGATTTTGTCCAAGATCCATATTTTTCCACCGCTTCCGTAGCCAAGGAGCAGGGAATTATTGGCCAAGAAATTCAAATGTATAATGATGACGTCGATTGGCAATTGTACATGGGAATTATGCGCAACTTATTTTCGGGGCAGTCGTTAAGTGAAGACATTGCCGGAACGATTGATTCGATTGCGCAAATTACGCCGGAACTGTTATATCAGGTTCACCAGGTGTTTTACCACCCGCAAAATATGCACTTATTTATTACCGGAAATTTGGATCCCCAAGCGGTCGCAGAATGGGTTGAAGAAAACCAACGCCAAAAGGAATTTCCCACTTTTGTTCGGCCAGTAGATTTAGGAAAAAATGGTGGGGCAAACGTACCGGTAATTGAACAAAGTTCGGCAGTTCGGTTGGCTAACCGGCCGAAAATAATGGTCGGAATCAAAAATAATCGCTATCTACCGGAGGCAGGTTTAGCACGGCTACGATATTTAGTGGCCCTAGATTTAGGGTTATATTTACTCTTAAGTTCTTCTTCTAAAAATTACTTAAAATTATACGATGAAGGACTTTTAGACGATACTTTCGGGTATGATTTAAATAACGAGCGCGACGAACTATTTTTGACAATGGGCGGCGACAGTGACCATCCGCAACGGTTAGCAGCGGCGGTGAAAGAAATTTTGCGTCAGGGGCTCACCGAAACTACGGAATTAGCAACGGACTTTGCGCTGGCTAAAAAAGAAATGTACGGGCGCTGCATTGCGCGGATGAATTCTCTTGAAGCAATTGCTAATTCTTTTGAGGGGGCACTTTACGGTAATGCCACGATTTTTGATGAAGCTCAAATGTTCAAAGAAATCACCCTTACAGAAGTGGTCGAAGCACTACGGCAATTTGTTAATGAACAGGTGATTAGTAGTTTTGAAATTAAACCAAAATAA
- the mutS gene encoding DNA mismatch repair protein MutS, whose amino-acid sequence MPQKTSDTPMMRQYMEIKNQYPDAFLFYRIGDFYELFYDDAIKGSQLLELTLTARSKNADDPIPMCGVPHHAAQNYIDILVDQGYKVAICEQMEDPKAAKGMVKREVIQLVTPGTTTDQKAEDAKENNYLTAVSFDAASKKYGFAYTDLSTGELKVAILDDIESVVNEAVGLRTREIVADQYFVEHFGERFKELNILVSQQNDIEISAELSYLIQDLTSPIAVQVVKQLLMYVQVTQKRNLAHMQKAIAYEPSFYLRMDHASKYNLELTRLIRTGKKQGTLLWLLDETKTAMGGRLLKQWLDRPLIRKEAINARQSRVQVLLEHFFERSNLQEELTKVYDLERLAGRVAFGNVNGRDLIQLKTSLLQIPKIRHVLAELDDPVFDEALTRLDPVSEIADLIEAAIDEDAPNSVTEGNVIKDGYNPKLDEYRDAMRNGKKWIADLQAQERQATGIKNLKIGYNKVFGYYIEVTRANLANVPEGRYERKQTLTNAERFITPELKEKERIILEAEQKSTDLEYELFKKIRETIKEQIERLQNLAKQVAELDVLQSFAVVSEEYQFVKPTMTEAHEIVIKAGRHPVVEKVMGHQSYVPNDILMNQDTDILLITGPNMSGKSTYMRQLALTVIMAQMGCFVPAEAATLPIFDQIFTRIGAADDLISGQSTFMVEMQEANRALKDGTANSLILFDEIGRGTATYDGMALAQSIIEFIHQNVHAKTLFSTHYHELTALDQTLARLKNVHVGAVEQDGNLVFLHKMEDGPADKSYGIHVAKLAGMPDSLLQRASVILEQLENENQDDAAKLTASEEQSVVSNASQPDEPDTLAQPTQAASLATSTSQEVVEEQMALFDASPAEKKADRLQTQVVEQLTNLNLMDMTPMEVMNQLYKWQKKLRK is encoded by the coding sequence ATGCCACAAAAGACAAGTGATACGCCAATGATGCGTCAGTATATGGAAATTAAAAACCAGTATCCGGATGCCTTTTTGTTTTACCGGATCGGGGATTTTTACGAATTATTTTATGACGATGCCATTAAGGGATCGCAGCTTTTAGAATTGACGCTTACGGCAAGGTCAAAAAACGCGGACGATCCGATTCCCATGTGTGGGGTTCCGCATCACGCCGCCCAAAATTATATTGATATTTTAGTTGACCAAGGTTATAAAGTGGCAATTTGTGAGCAGATGGAAGACCCCAAAGCTGCCAAAGGAATGGTGAAGCGGGAAGTAATCCAACTCGTGACACCGGGAACCACCACGGATCAAAAAGCGGAAGACGCTAAGGAAAATAATTACCTCACGGCGGTCAGCTTTGATGCCGCAAGTAAAAAGTACGGGTTCGCCTATACGGACCTCTCGACTGGTGAATTAAAAGTCGCAATTTTAGACGATATTGAGAGCGTGGTCAACGAAGCCGTTGGGTTACGGACGCGGGAAATCGTTGCGGACCAATATTTCGTGGAGCACTTTGGGGAACGTTTTAAAGAATTAAATATTTTAGTTTCGCAGCAAAACGATATTGAAATATCGGCGGAATTAAGTTACTTAATTCAAGATTTAACTTCTCCGATTGCAGTACAAGTAGTAAAGCAATTATTGATGTATGTTCAAGTTACGCAAAAGCGTAATTTGGCCCACATGCAAAAGGCAATTGCGTACGAACCGTCGTTTTACTTACGAATGGACCATGCGTCAAAGTATAACCTCGAGTTAACTCGCTTAATTCGAACGGGGAAAAAACAAGGAACCTTGTTATGGTTGTTAGATGAAACGAAAACGGCGATGGGCGGACGTTTATTAAAACAATGGTTAGACCGTCCGTTGATTCGTAAGGAAGCCATAAACGCCCGGCAAAGTCGCGTGCAGGTTCTGCTCGAACACTTTTTTGAACGGAGCAACCTACAAGAAGAACTGACGAAAGTTTACGATTTGGAACGGTTGGCTGGTCGGGTAGCCTTTGGAAACGTAAATGGCCGGGATTTAATCCAACTAAAGACTTCGTTACTGCAAATTCCTAAAATCCGGCACGTACTGGCAGAATTGGACGACCCCGTTTTTGACGAGGCCCTGACTCGGTTAGATCCAGTTAGTGAAATTGCGGATTTGATTGAAGCGGCCATTGACGAAGACGCGCCCAATTCCGTGACGGAAGGAAACGTCATTAAAGATGGTTATAATCCGAAGTTAGACGAATACCGAGATGCAATGCGGAACGGTAAAAAGTGGATTGCCGATTTACAAGCTCAAGAACGGCAGGCAACTGGGATTAAAAACCTTAAAATTGGTTACAATAAAGTGTTTGGCTATTACATTGAAGTTACGCGTGCTAATTTAGCTAACGTGCCTGAGGGGCGTTATGAACGTAAGCAAACCTTAACGAACGCCGAACGGTTTATTACGCCAGAGCTAAAGGAAAAGGAACGAATTATTTTAGAAGCCGAACAAAAGTCAACGGACTTAGAATACGAGCTGTTCAAAAAGATTCGGGAAACGATTAAAGAACAGATCGAACGCCTTCAGAACTTGGCTAAGCAGGTTGCGGAGTTAGACGTTTTACAGAGTTTCGCGGTGGTTAGCGAAGAGTACCAATTTGTTAAACCAACCATGACGGAAGCCCACGAAATTGTTATCAAAGCGGGGCGCCACCCGGTTGTCGAAAAGGTAATGGGGCACCAAAGTTACGTACCAAACGATATTTTGATGAACCAAGACACGGATATTTTACTGATTACCGGGCCGAATATGTCCGGAAAGAGTACTTACATGCGGCAACTTGCGTTAACCGTCATCATGGCTCAAATGGGTTGTTTTGTTCCGGCTGAGGCGGCTACGTTGCCAATTTTTGACCAAATTTTCACTCGTATTGGCGCAGCTGACGATTTGATTTCTGGGCAAAGTACTTTCATGGTTGAAATGCAAGAGGCCAACCGGGCGTTAAAGGATGGAACTGCGAACAGTTTGATTCTCTTTGATGAAATTGGGCGTGGTACCGCAACCTACGACGGGATGGCGTTAGCGCAATCAATTATTGAATTTATCCACCAAAATGTACACGCCAAGACCCTGTTTTCGACCCACTACCACGAGTTGACCGCACTTGATCAGACTTTAGCGCGGTTGAAAAACGTGCACGTCGGTGCGGTGGAACAGGACGGCAATTTAGTTTTCCTACACAAAATGGAAGACGGACCTGCGGACAAATCGTACGGGATTCACGTTGCTAAGTTAGCGGGAATGCCAGATTCACTCTTGCAAAGGGCTTCCGTGATTTTAGAGCAGTTAGAAAATGAAAACCAAGATGACGCGGCGAAATTAACCGCTTCTGAGGAACAATCAGTAGTTTCCAATGCTTCGCAGCCTGACGAGCCTGACACACTTGCTCAACCTACGCAAGCAGCTTCGCTTGCCACAAGTACGTCACAGGAAGTTGTGGAAGAACAGATGGCACTCTTTGACGCTTCTCCAGCAGAGAAGAAGGCCGACCGCTTGCAAACACAGGTAGTAGAACAATTAACTAACTTAAATTTAATGGACATGACGCCGATGGAAGTTATGAATCAGTTGTATAAGTGGCAGAAGAAGCTACGAAAATGA
- a CDS encoding helix-turn-helix domain-containing protein produces the protein MGTKKYKVIGMRLQDARLKKGWTLDEVQLKLQISKRYLMALEAGEDDDLPGDYYTQSLIKQYANLLGVEVGNRHLETEPESIKEWRRTHGEVTSRAQKELQQKPSVLSGLIHQHPWLMGIILVGVIWLLVWGAFSDMANRYPSQLVAQKNPTVIDKTKKSHHDKTKTSKTKSSKASSKKQAKSTSAQPKIEKVNDSADNLRVTLPDDQKHVTLKLKTGENQSWNSLVTTTPQATTVAQGVMEAQQTQRFKLKKGYTYVLKIGNTIGLKGTIGDRKMPKPATEATVRNVTITVN, from the coding sequence ATGGGGACGAAAAAATACAAAGTAATTGGGATGCGGCTACAAGACGCCCGTCTTAAAAAGGGATGGACGCTTGACGAGGTCCAATTAAAGCTACAAATTTCTAAAAGATATTTAATGGCTTTAGAGGCCGGCGAAGATGATGATTTACCAGGAGACTACTACACCCAGTCGTTAATTAAACAATACGCGAATTTATTGGGAGTGGAAGTAGGAAATCGTCATTTAGAAACTGAGCCCGAAAGTATTAAAGAATGGCGCCGCACCCATGGCGAAGTGACTAGTCGCGCGCAAAAAGAACTTCAACAAAAGCCTTCGGTGCTTAGTGGGTTAATACATCAGCACCCGTGGTTGATGGGGATTATCCTAGTGGGAGTAATTTGGCTGTTGGTTTGGGGAGCCTTTAGTGACATGGCGAACCGTTACCCATCCCAGCTGGTGGCACAAAAAAATCCCACGGTAATCGACAAAACGAAAAAAAGTCATCACGATAAAACGAAGACAAGTAAAACCAAGTCTTCGAAAGCCAGTTCAAAAAAACAAGCGAAGTCAACTAGTGCGCAACCAAAAATTGAAAAGGTTAACGATAGTGCGGATAATTTACGGGTGACCTTGCCGGATGATCAAAAACACGTAACGCTTAAATTGAAGACGGGTGAAAATCAATCCTGGAATTCATTAGTTACCACAACTCCGCAAGCCACCACGGTTGCTCAAGGAGTAATGGAAGCCCAGCAAACCCAACGCTTCAAGCTAAAGAAGGGCTATACATACGTTTTGAAGATTGGTAACACGATTGGCTTGAAGGGCACGATTGGGGACCGTAAAATGCCTAAGCCGGCTACGGAAGCCACGGTACGGAACGTAACGATTACCGTTAACTAG
- the recA gene encoding recombinase RecA encodes MADERKEALNKALKKIEKNFGKGSIMRMGDAVDTQISTIPSGSLALDDALGVGGYPKGRIVEIYGPESSGKTTVALHAVAEVQKRGGTAAYIDAENAMDPAYATNLGVNIDDLLLSQPDTGEEGLAIADALVSSGAIDLVVIDSVAALVPRAEIDGEMGDAHVGLQARMMSQALRKLSGSINKTKTIALFINQIREKVGIMFGNPETTPGGRALKFYATIRLEVRRAEQIKDGADVIGNRVKIKVVKNKVAPPFKKAEVDIMYGQGISQTGEMIDMAVEKDIVGKSGSWYSYGEERIGQGRENAKKYMEDHPDVRAEVLAKVREAYGMVADPASEVKEDHQPEDQAELDLK; translated from the coding sequence GTGGCAGACGAAAGAAAAGAAGCTTTGAATAAAGCTCTTAAAAAAATTGAAAAAAACTTTGGTAAAGGCTCAATTATGCGTATGGGAGATGCGGTAGATACGCAAATTTCCACCATTCCCAGTGGTTCATTAGCTTTAGATGATGCGTTGGGAGTAGGCGGTTACCCTAAGGGACGGATCGTTGAAATCTACGGTCCCGAAAGTTCTGGTAAAACTACGGTTGCGCTTCATGCGGTAGCGGAAGTCCAAAAACGGGGCGGAACGGCTGCGTATATTGATGCTGAAAATGCGATGGATCCCGCCTACGCAACTAATTTAGGGGTTAATATCGACGACCTCTTGCTTTCTCAACCAGATACGGGTGAAGAAGGATTAGCAATTGCGGATGCCCTAGTTTCAAGTGGAGCCATCGATTTGGTAGTTATTGACTCGGTAGCTGCTTTAGTTCCCCGGGCTGAAATTGACGGTGAAATGGGCGATGCCCACGTCGGTCTTCAAGCACGGATGATGTCTCAAGCATTGCGGAAACTTTCTGGGTCAATTAACAAGACTAAGACCATCGCCCTTTTCATTAACCAAATTCGTGAAAAGGTCGGTATTATGTTTGGAAATCCCGAAACCACCCCGGGTGGTCGGGCTTTGAAATTCTACGCTACCATTCGGTTGGAAGTTCGGCGTGCTGAACAAATCAAGGATGGGGCGGACGTAATCGGTAACCGAGTTAAGATTAAGGTAGTTAAGAACAAGGTAGCACCACCATTTAAGAAAGCAGAAGTCGATATTATGTATGGTCAAGGAATTTCGCAAACTGGTGAAATGATTGATATGGCCGTAGAAAAAGACATTGTTGGAAAGAGTGGTTCTTGGTACTCGTATGGTGAAGAACGAATTGGCCAAGGACGTGAAAATGCCAAGAAGTACATGGAAGATCATCCAGATGTCCGTGCCGAAGTATTGGCTAAGGTTCGAGAAGCATACGGGATGGTAGCTGATCCGGCTAGTGAGGTTAAAGAAGACCATCAACCAGAGGACCAAGCTGAATTGGATTTGAAATAA
- the rny gene encoding ribonuclease Y encodes MVIYYIILAIIAIVVGYCAGYIMHKRFIEKQTADASNSADLIIENARQQAETERREKLLEAKDESHRYRAQVEKELKERRAELQKQEDRLLQREDVLDRKDSSFEKRENSLERKEQKLAADQKLIDEQQQKASSLVEERQQELERVSNLTQEDAKSLIISEVKAKLEKERALIIKESLEDAQNQADETARKVIAQAIQRSAADMASETTITVVSLPNDDMKGRIIGREGRNIRNFENVTGVDLIIDDTPEAVVLSSFDPIRREIAHIALEKLIQDGRIHPARIEEMVEKAKKELDDTIRKTGEQAVFELGIHSMNPELIKLIGQLRYRTSYGQNVLNHSIEVANLAGVLAAELGEDVTVAKRAGLLHDIGKAVQHETDTSHVELGVELAKKYKESATVIDAIASHRDNNEANHVISVLVAAADSISAARPGARSDTLQSYIHRLEKLEEIANQFDGVKKSYAIQAGREVRVIVKPTKINDLKAVMLTHQIRKAIEKQLEYAGKIKVTIVREVRAVDFAK; translated from the coding sequence ATGGTAATTTATTATATTATCCTCGCAATCATCGCTATAGTTGTTGGCTATTGTGCAGGATACATCATGCACAAGCGGTTCATTGAAAAGCAAACTGCGGATGCTAGTAATTCAGCTGATTTAATTATTGAAAACGCACGGCAACAGGCAGAAACCGAACGCCGGGAAAAGCTTTTGGAAGCAAAAGATGAAAGCCACCGCTATCGTGCGCAGGTTGAAAAAGAGCTCAAGGAGCGTCGGGCCGAATTGCAAAAGCAAGAAGACCGGCTTCTTCAAAGAGAGGACGTCCTGGATCGTAAGGATAGTTCTTTTGAAAAGCGTGAGAACAGCCTGGAACGTAAAGAGCAAAAACTGGCTGCAGATCAAAAGCTAATTGATGAACAACAACAAAAAGCATCATCACTCGTTGAGGAACGACAACAAGAGCTTGAGCGAGTTTCTAATTTAACTCAAGAAGATGCCAAAAGTTTAATTATTTCGGAAGTAAAAGCCAAACTTGAAAAAGAACGGGCTTTGATTATCAAAGAAAGTTTAGAAGATGCTCAAAACCAAGCTGATGAAACAGCTCGGAAAGTAATTGCACAAGCAATTCAAAGAAGTGCTGCGGATATGGCGTCCGAAACGACGATTACCGTAGTTTCGCTTCCTAATGACGACATGAAGGGTCGGATTATTGGGCGCGAAGGCCGGAATATCCGGAACTTTGAAAACGTCACGGGAGTTGATTTAATTATTGATGATACTCCGGAAGCGGTCGTTTTGAGTAGTTTTGACCCGATTCGCCGTGAAATTGCGCACATTGCTTTGGAAAAGCTAATTCAAGATGGCCGAATCCATCCTGCTCGGATTGAAGAGATGGTGGAAAAGGCTAAGAAAGAATTGGATGACACCATTCGCAAGACCGGTGAGCAAGCAGTCTTTGAGCTTGGTATTCATTCGATGAATCCTGAATTGATTAAGTTAATTGGGCAATTAAGATATCGGACGAGTTATGGTCAAAATGTATTAAACCATTCTATTGAGGTTGCTAATTTGGCAGGAGTGCTAGCTGCTGAGTTGGGTGAAGATGTTACTGTAGCAAAACGCGCAGGATTATTACACGATATTGGTAAGGCGGTCCAACATGAGACCGATACTTCACACGTTGAGTTAGGTGTGGAATTGGCGAAGAAGTACAAAGAAAGTGCTACCGTCATTGACGCAATTGCGTCGCACCGAGACAACAACGAAGCAAATCATGTTATTTCTGTGTTAGTGGCAGCCGCGGATTCAATTTCAGCGGCTCGTCCAGGAGCACGGAGCGATACATTACAGAGTTATATTCATCGGTTGGAAAAGCTAGAAGAAATTGCTAACCAGTTCGATGGAGTTAAAAAGAGTTACGCAATTCAAGCCGGACGTGAGGTGCGGGTAATCGTTAAGCCAACTAAGATTAACGATTTGAAGGCAGTTATGCTAACGCATCAAATTCGTAAAGCAATTGAGAAACAATTAGAATACGCAGGCAAAATTAAAGTAACAATTGTTCGGGAAGTTCGGGCCGTTGATTTTGCAAAGTAA
- a CDS encoding SDR family oxidoreductase has product MKFALVCGASGNIGTAISRQLAQQGWSLYLHYHQNSTAVADLALELQHQYPKQDFLTVAADFRDEAAATKLATQIFSLDAIVFAQGTTIYQLFDDFDASQLENLWLEHLKVPLLVIKKLVSKLADSGHGRIVFIGSVYGAVGSAMEVPYSMLKGAMSSFANAYAKEVASLGITVNVIAPGAVQTQMNANFAETEIEAISEEIPVGRFANPAEVAYLVQMVLAEEAAYLTGQTIYVDGGWQK; this is encoded by the coding sequence ATGAAATTTGCTTTGGTATGTGGGGCAAGCGGTAATATCGGAACGGCCATTAGTCGGCAGTTAGCCCAGCAAGGCTGGTCCCTATATCTACATTATCATCAAAACTCTACAGCGGTAGCGGATCTAGCCCTGGAATTGCAGCACCAGTATCCTAAACAAGATTTTTTAACTGTGGCGGCAGATTTCCGGGACGAAGCAGCTGCAACAAAGCTAGCAACGCAAATCTTTAGTTTAGATGCAATCGTTTTTGCACAGGGAACTACGATTTACCAGCTGTTTGATGATTTTGACGCATCCCAGCTAGAAAATTTATGGTTAGAGCATCTTAAAGTTCCGCTATTGGTGATTAAAAAATTGGTTTCTAAATTAGCAGATAGTGGTCATGGGCGAATTGTTTTCATTGGTTCGGTTTACGGAGCGGTCGGTAGCGCTATGGAAGTGCCTTATAGTATGTTAAAGGGTGCAATGAGTAGTTTTGCCAATGCGTACGCTAAGGAAGTAGCCTCCTTAGGAATTACCGTCAACGTAATTGCACCGGGGGCCGTCCAGACGCAAATGAACGCTAATTTTGCAGAAACTGAAATTGAGGCAATCAGCGAGGAAATTCCGGTAGGTCGGTTTGCCAATCCAGCTGAAGTTGCTTACCTGGTGCAAATGGTGCTCGCTGAAGAAGCAGCGTATTTAACCGGTCAGACAATTTATGTGGACGGCGGATGGCAAAAATAA